One part of the Terrimicrobium sacchariphilum genome encodes these proteins:
- a CDS encoding arylsulfatase yields the protein MKSNLVAKRAFGGISRAGKAGKALACLAAMWGLHGGLEAAEGKPNIIFILADDLGYGDLGSYGQTKVQTPALDQMAKEGMRFTQFYAGATVCAPSRSVLLTGLHGGHTAVRALPYHAVPPYKDGEPPIPASAPSLGTLAKDAGYSTAIIGKWGLGAVGSEGDPNKQGFELAYGYIDHGEAHNYYPKFLWRNGAKEPASGYSHDRFTEEALKFLNTNKDKPFFIYLPYTIPHFNLNPPSVDPYAEKDWPQVGKQRAAMITRLDRDVGRILDELKKLGIADNTLVLFTSDNGPTPESGAPLELFNSAGGLRGIKRDLYEGGIRVPLIAWWPGTVPSDTTSDFVGSFCDVLPTLAQVEGVPIPPGMDGVSMLPELKGKHPEQQQHTVLYWETVEKGGAQAVRMGRWKGVLKGICSKSPGKFELYDLNTDPAEKTDLAAQHPEQVKILMEAIKKEHVTSPIFPLNVEERQAAQATNARVPSP from the coding sequence ATGAAATCCAATTTGGTGGCCAAGCGCGCGTTTGGTGGAATCTCGAGAGCAGGAAAGGCGGGGAAGGCGCTGGCATGCCTCGCCGCGATGTGGGGCTTGCATGGCGGACTCGAGGCCGCCGAGGGCAAACCGAATATCATCTTCATCCTGGCCGATGACCTGGGATATGGAGATCTCGGCTCCTATGGGCAGACAAAGGTGCAGACGCCCGCACTCGATCAGATGGCCAAAGAGGGGATGCGGTTCACGCAGTTTTACGCGGGAGCCACGGTATGCGCCCCTTCTCGATCGGTCTTGCTGACAGGATTGCATGGAGGGCATACGGCGGTGCGTGCGCTGCCGTATCATGCCGTCCCGCCTTACAAGGATGGTGAGCCGCCCATCCCCGCCAGCGCTCCGTCGTTGGGCACACTCGCAAAAGATGCGGGATACAGCACCGCAATCATTGGCAAGTGGGGCTTGGGGGCAGTCGGTAGCGAGGGCGATCCCAACAAGCAGGGCTTCGAGCTGGCTTACGGGTACATCGATCACGGAGAGGCGCATAATTACTACCCGAAATTCCTCTGGCGCAATGGCGCGAAGGAGCCTGCGAGCGGGTACTCGCACGATCGCTTCACCGAGGAGGCACTGAAGTTTCTCAATACCAACAAGGACAAGCCCTTTTTTATCTATCTCCCCTACACGATTCCGCACTTCAACCTCAACCCGCCTTCAGTCGATCCATATGCGGAAAAGGACTGGCCGCAGGTGGGTAAGCAGCGGGCTGCGATGATCACCCGACTGGACCGCGATGTCGGCAGGATCCTCGATGAACTGAAGAAGCTGGGTATCGCGGACAATACGCTGGTCCTCTTTACCAGTGACAATGGTCCGACGCCAGAGAGTGGCGCACCGTTGGAGCTCTTCAACTCCGCAGGCGGCCTGCGCGGCATCAAGCGGGATCTCTACGAGGGAGGAATTCGCGTGCCGTTGATTGCGTGGTGGCCGGGGACGGTTCCTTCCGACACCACATCGGATTTCGTCGGGAGCTTTTGCGACGTCCTGCCGACTCTGGCCCAGGTGGAGGGAGTACCCATTCCTCCCGGCATGGACGGAGTCTCCATGCTGCCGGAGTTGAAAGGAAAGCACCCGGAGCAGCAGCAACACACCGTGCTGTACTGGGAGACGGTGGAAAAAGGCGGAGCCCAGGCTGTCCGTATGGGGCGATGGAAGGGCGTGCTCAAGGGAATCTGCTCCAAGTCGCCAGGGAAATTTGAACTCTATGATCTCAATACGGACCCGGCCGAGAAAACCGACCTCGCCGCCCAGCATCCAGAGCAGGTAAAAATCCTGATGGAGGCCATCAAAAAGGAACATGTCACCTCGCCAATTTTCCCGCTCAATGTCGAGGAGCGGCAGGCAGCGCAAGCGACCAATGCCCGGGTTCCCTCTCCCTGA
- a CDS encoding sugar phosphate isomerase/epimerase family protein yields MKIYLHTIALEPARWTPQRVSQTLPVLLPLIAEAGFPEVEIFEPHLTAETISSEIRDAFASNNITPVILSSYLNLNPTVTTDSQVDSLVDQIAERIEFYGFQKIRLFPGAGMKPDDAEGVQALRERLQRVAARIPDTEILLETHDGSVADDPRALVRLVEEIANPKVGLLFQPTFFKDVDLIREQLELEKPYIRHIHLQNRKPDVSFETMEAGVVPWGELLSGIADGVEATMEFVPVGICGVESFDLAKTIEEARSEVAYVRQLLAKA; encoded by the coding sequence ATGAAAATCTATCTGCATACTATCGCCTTGGAACCGGCGCGCTGGACCCCGCAGCGGGTTTCGCAAACGCTTCCGGTTCTCCTTCCACTTATCGCGGAGGCTGGATTTCCGGAAGTGGAAATCTTCGAGCCGCATCTGACCGCCGAGACGATCTCCTCCGAGATCCGGGATGCTTTTGCCAGCAATAATATCACCCCGGTAATTCTCAGCTCCTATCTGAATCTCAACCCAACCGTTACCACGGACTCCCAGGTCGATTCCCTGGTTGATCAGATTGCCGAACGCATCGAATTTTACGGCTTTCAGAAGATTCGCCTCTTTCCCGGCGCGGGAATGAAGCCGGATGATGCCGAGGGCGTGCAGGCGCTCCGGGAAAGGTTGCAGCGTGTCGCTGCACGCATTCCCGACACGGAGATCCTACTCGAAACCCATGATGGTTCCGTGGCGGACGATCCGCGTGCGCTCGTACGACTGGTCGAGGAAATCGCCAATCCGAAGGTGGGGCTTCTGTTTCAACCGACTTTTTTCAAGGATGTGGACCTTATCCGGGAGCAACTTGAGTTGGAAAAGCCGTACATCCGGCACATTCACCTTCAGAACCGGAAGCCGGATGTGTCGTTCGAAACCATGGAGGCTGGTGTTGTGCCTTGGGGCGAGCTTCTCAGTGGCATCGCAGACGGAGTGGAGGCCACGATGGAATTTGTTCCTGTGGGCATTTGCGGCGTCGAGAGCTTTGATCTCGCAAAAACCATCGAAGAGGCCAGAAGCGAGGTTGCCTATGTGCGGCAGTTGCTGGCCAAGGCATAA
- a CDS encoding multidrug effflux MFS transporter has product MPFLLAALSALGPFSIDAYLPSFRDIGHHFGASPLVVQQTITAYLLPFGAMTLFHGALSDSFGRRRVTLIMVAIFVLASIGCMCAWSIESLISFRVLQGLSAGGGMIIGRAMVRDLFDGIEAQRLMSQIAVVFAIAPALGPIVGGWLQMAVGWRAVFGFLVVFSALVWLACWKALPETLPHANRQPLHPLHLLRGYWGALSSIQFVTLAVTLTLNFSAVFVYIVSAPAFIFGILRRQETEFFWLFGPITAGMMLGTALAGRLAGRLSSARILTSAYGLMFASALGNFVFSLTHPPSLPWSIVPLFFYVVGSAMGMPTLTIMALDIFPHRRGLASSCQGFIQTSGNTIITAVAAPALWSSALYLSMGMLGIFLTSGVALLAYSLLSRASRKRLPIRTPG; this is encoded by the coding sequence GTGCCTTTTCTTCTGGCGGCGCTCTCTGCCTTGGGGCCGTTTTCGATAGACGCATATCTGCCGTCGTTTCGTGATATTGGACATCACTTTGGGGCATCACCCTTGGTGGTGCAGCAGACGATCACGGCATATCTGCTGCCATTTGGCGCCATGACCTTATTTCATGGCGCCCTTTCGGACAGCTTCGGACGGCGGAGGGTGACACTGATCATGGTGGCCATCTTTGTGCTGGCTTCGATCGGGTGCATGTGCGCCTGGAGCATTGAGTCGTTGATTTCTTTTCGTGTACTGCAGGGCCTGAGCGCTGGAGGCGGGATGATCATCGGCCGTGCCATGGTGCGCGACTTGTTCGATGGCATCGAGGCGCAACGTTTGATGAGCCAGATCGCGGTAGTGTTTGCAATAGCGCCTGCGCTTGGCCCGATTGTCGGAGGATGGCTGCAGATGGCCGTGGGCTGGCGTGCGGTGTTTGGCTTTCTCGTGGTATTCTCGGCGCTCGTTTGGCTGGCATGCTGGAAGGCATTGCCGGAAACCCTGCCGCATGCAAATCGGCAGCCTCTGCATCCCTTGCATCTTTTGCGAGGATATTGGGGCGCTCTCAGTTCCATCCAATTCGTCACGCTCGCCGTGACATTGACCCTGAATTTCTCCGCGGTCTTCGTCTACATCGTATCCGCTCCGGCATTTATCTTTGGCATTTTGAGGCGGCAGGAGACGGAGTTTTTCTGGCTTTTTGGTCCGATCACGGCGGGAATGATGCTGGGGACGGCTTTGGCGGGCAGACTCGCGGGCAGGCTTTCCTCCGCGAGGATATTGACGTCGGCCTACGGCCTCATGTTTGCCTCGGCGCTGGGTAATTTTGTGTTCAGCCTCACACACCCGCCATCCTTGCCCTGGAGCATTGTGCCGCTCTTCTTTTATGTTGTCGGGAGCGCCATGGGGATGCCGACCCTGACGATTATGGCCCTGGATATTTTCCCGCACCGCAGGGGGCTGGCATCTTCATGCCAGGGATTTATCCAGACATCCGGGAATACGATTATCACCGCTGTGGCTGCTCCCGCGCTGTGGAGTTCCGCGCTTTACCTGTCCATGGGAATGCTTGGGATTTTCCTGACGAGCGGGGTGGCGCTGCTGGCGTATTCCTTATTGAGTCGAGCCTCCCGGAAAAGACTTCCGATCAGAACGCCCGGTTAG
- a CDS encoding AraC family transcriptional regulator, producing MNGVTLSSDRPVNHLEVQPSSWLFLNHLRGQQDVVAHDHNFLEIAFILHGNARHFVVDGEERSSAGDIHIIPPGAWHGYCDCRHFEVFNCLLSPVLMEKELGWMKDDPSFGQLLGISSPRGFAPVQKLRASPRRLKTLHPLLADLERAYTGKRSRTALLARLLLIFDFLQTLVQTKDRPVVKPLEMHPSIRQALDLIHSGIAEDWTLDRLAAQLRLNPSYLVRLFRTETGSSPMKFLSRIRAERAATLLLSGSTRIGDIGVAVGWPEPKQFATSFQRHFGVSASSYRRKMTRSLGETAPNRAF from the coding sequence ATGAATGGCGTCACCTTATCCTCCGACCGGCCGGTCAATCACCTCGAGGTCCAGCCTTCCTCCTGGCTCTTTCTGAACCATTTGCGCGGACAGCAGGACGTGGTAGCTCATGACCATAATTTTCTGGAGATCGCATTCATTCTCCACGGAAATGCGCGTCATTTCGTCGTCGATGGGGAGGAGCGAAGCTCCGCTGGGGACATCCATATCATTCCACCGGGGGCATGGCATGGATACTGTGATTGCAGACATTTCGAGGTCTTCAATTGCCTACTCTCCCCGGTATTGATGGAAAAGGAACTCGGCTGGATGAAAGATGACCCTTCTTTCGGCCAGCTCCTCGGTATTTCCAGCCCACGAGGCTTCGCTCCAGTACAAAAACTCCGGGCTTCCCCTCGTCGTCTCAAGACCCTCCACCCGTTGCTCGCCGACCTGGAGCGAGCTTATACGGGCAAGAGATCTCGTACAGCGCTCCTCGCAAGATTATTACTGATTTTTGACTTTCTCCAGACACTTGTCCAAACGAAGGACCGGCCGGTTGTGAAGCCATTGGAAATGCACCCCTCGATTCGACAGGCCCTTGATCTCATACACTCGGGTATCGCGGAGGACTGGACTCTGGACAGGCTCGCCGCTCAGCTCCGACTCAACCCAAGCTATCTGGTGCGCCTTTTCCGGACCGAAACCGGAAGCAGCCCGATGAAATTTCTCTCCCGCATCCGGGCGGAACGCGCTGCCACCCTGCTCCTTTCGGGGTCAACTCGCATCGGAGATATCGGCGTCGCTGTGGGATGGCCGGAACCGAAGCAGTTCGCCACCAGCTTCCAACGTCACTTTGGAGTCAGCGCGTCATCCTATCGCCGAAAGATGACCCGATCGCTGGGGGAGACCGCCCCTAACCGGGCGTTCTGA
- a CDS encoding alpha-L-rhamnosidase-related protein has translation MSAIPSTKVPDIITKAFWIWPDSLCWDLGNCYALFRKSFSLKSLPRKAPFYITADQSYQLYINGRYVCRGPARGFQHSWPYDEVDVREWLRKGRNVIAVRAYNPGRSNFQYLHQGYAGLLVAARWGGVEITTDKSWSCRRQRGVNRATVPTSLQLFPQEDIDLRLEDPGWMLPGFQEDETWTPHEYGAAVWNSMPWASLEERGLPMLDEALVPSGSCIGQASGRSMTDWRVTRNLAINRYNEGLGHESCTASAEKSEFLPVRKGGWRSLLIDFGKVVVGSVILSVEGASGGECVETFHTETIDPEKLEPHFLPEAHCRMAFAHRLTCRPGGQEHQFFHPFGFRYLVLTVRENPGTLRVGVSLRTAVYPLEQKGSFQSSEGALEKIWEACAWTERICSMDAYVDTPWREQAQWWGDARVQAWNTFHLSGDARLLHRGIRQVGAMTTPTGITYGHAPTMAHNCILPDFTLIWMATLWDEYWQTGSIESFLVQQGTIASALAYFEEWTNPETGLLKYDQRYWLFLDWTDIQKDGESAIYSFWLLYALDRLSTLYSVAGQRPAAARCRRWAMRVRRALLGLQGKDGLISDGIRVNGRRNAHCSVHAQTLALMNRLSPRHDSVFVEKSLLPFLRGELKSEITPSAYWITYVYTELASRGYGAEVVADIEKRWQEMAEFGTTFEGFHGELGNGSRSHAWSAHPLFHLMQILGGVRQSAPGWSEITFEPVIVGSHASTKTPSPHGLILAEWRRGKGGDHVQGSLTLPAGVKALIRLPDQRPHEVDGPCRYRFTAKVP, from the coding sequence ATGAGTGCGATTCCCTCCACCAAGGTCCCGGATATTATCACCAAGGCTTTTTGGATCTGGCCGGACAGTCTCTGCTGGGATCTGGGAAACTGTTATGCCCTGTTCCGGAAAAGCTTTTCGCTAAAGTCCCTGCCAAGAAAGGCACCATTCTACATTACGGCGGACCAATCGTATCAGCTCTACATCAATGGACGTTATGTATGTCGTGGGCCGGCGCGCGGATTTCAGCATTCCTGGCCTTATGATGAGGTGGATGTCCGGGAGTGGTTGCGGAAAGGGCGCAATGTCATCGCGGTAAGAGCGTACAACCCGGGCCGGAGCAACTTTCAGTATCTTCATCAAGGGTATGCCGGTTTGCTGGTCGCAGCGCGCTGGGGTGGGGTGGAGATCACGACGGACAAGTCCTGGAGCTGTCGTCGGCAGCGGGGTGTCAACCGTGCGACTGTGCCGACGAGTTTGCAGTTGTTTCCTCAGGAGGATATCGATCTGCGCCTTGAAGATCCGGGTTGGATGCTGCCGGGATTTCAGGAGGACGAAACCTGGACTCCTCACGAATATGGGGCGGCAGTCTGGAACAGTATGCCATGGGCATCGCTGGAGGAACGGGGACTCCCGATGCTCGATGAGGCGCTCGTTCCCTCCGGCTCTTGCATCGGCCAGGCCTCCGGTCGCAGCATGACTGATTGGCGCGTTACGCGAAATCTGGCCATCAATAGGTATAACGAAGGCCTCGGGCATGAATCCTGTACCGCATCAGCCGAGAAGAGTGAGTTCTTGCCAGTCCGGAAGGGTGGGTGGAGAAGCCTCCTGATCGATTTTGGAAAGGTCGTCGTGGGGAGTGTGATTCTATCCGTCGAGGGAGCCTCGGGCGGCGAGTGCGTAGAGACTTTTCATACGGAGACGATCGATCCAGAAAAGCTCGAGCCCCATTTCCTTCCAGAGGCTCATTGTCGGATGGCATTTGCCCACCGCCTGACGTGCCGCCCAGGCGGGCAGGAGCACCAGTTTTTCCATCCCTTCGGGTTCCGCTATCTGGTACTCACCGTGCGGGAAAACCCGGGCACGCTTCGAGTAGGCGTCTCGTTGCGCACAGCAGTCTATCCGCTCGAGCAGAAAGGCAGTTTCCAGTCCTCCGAGGGCGCTCTGGAGAAGATCTGGGAAGCCTGTGCCTGGACGGAGCGTATCTGCAGCATGGATGCCTACGTCGATACACCATGGCGAGAGCAGGCCCAGTGGTGGGGAGATGCCCGGGTCCAGGCCTGGAATACCTTTCACCTGAGCGGGGATGCCCGGTTGCTGCATCGCGGTATCCGCCAGGTCGGCGCCATGACCACGCCGACCGGCATCACCTACGGACATGCTCCGACGATGGCGCACAATTGTATCCTGCCAGATTTTACTCTGATCTGGATGGCAACGCTCTGGGACGAATATTGGCAGACTGGATCGATTGAGTCCTTCCTCGTTCAACAAGGCACCATTGCCTCCGCTCTTGCGTACTTTGAGGAGTGGACGAATCCGGAAACGGGGCTTTTGAAGTATGACCAGAGATATTGGCTCTTCCTTGACTGGACCGATATCCAGAAGGATGGAGAGTCGGCGATTTACAGCTTCTGGCTGCTGTATGCTCTCGATCGGCTGAGCACGTTGTATAGTGTGGCGGGCCAGCGGCCCGCTGCAGCGCGCTGTCGACGTTGGGCGATGAGGGTCAGAAGGGCTCTCCTGGGTTTGCAAGGAAAGGACGGTCTGATCTCCGACGGCATCCGTGTCAATGGAAGGAGAAATGCCCACTGCTCCGTTCACGCCCAGACGCTCGCCTTGATGAACCGGCTCTCCCCGCGGCACGACAGCGTCTTTGTTGAGAAGAGCCTGCTACCGTTCCTCCGGGGTGAGCTGAAGTCGGAAATCACGCCGTCTGCGTACTGGATTACCTATGTATATACCGAACTGGCCTCACGCGGGTATGGCGCGGAGGTCGTGGCCGATATCGAAAAGCGCTGGCAGGAGATGGCGGAGTTTGGGACGACATTTGAGGGATTCCACGGCGAGTTGGGGAACGGAAGCCGATCGCACGCGTGGTCGGCACATCCGTTGTTTCATTTGATGCAGATTCTGGGCGGGGTGAGGCAATCTGCGCCCGGTTGGAGTGAAATCACGTTTGAACCGGTCATAGTCGGGAGTCATGCGAGCACGAAGACCCCGAGTCCCCATGGCCTGATCCTGGCGGAGTGGCGTCGAGGAAAGGGAGGAGATCATGTGCAGGGATCGCTGACACTGCCTGCTGGTGTGAAGGCTTTGATTCGCCTGCCTGATCAGCGGCCTCATGAAGTGGATGGCCCCTGCCGCTATCGATTTACCGCAAAGGTGCCGTAG
- the xylB gene encoding xylulokinase, which produces MILLGIDCGTQSTKTIAVDGETGAVLAVGQRSHAFVSGLAAEAAEQDPRQWVQALEESADEVMKKLGDRRREVAAIGVSGQQHGLVALDRAGTPVRPAKLWCDNSTVVQCEQLTAALGGPARTVETVGNSMRTGYTAPKILWLKQQEPENWNRTATVLLPHDYLNFFLTGKARMEFGDASGMALLDVRNRVWSEDAIRAIGAELWEKLPPLASSREPVGELREELRARWGLAHGVMVSAGGGDNMMAAIGTGNIRPGVVSASLGTSGTLFAYSSGPIIDPTGEIAGFCDSTDAWLPLVCTVNVTLVTEHVRNLFGWDHVRFEAEISKVPAGADGLFFLPYLTGERTPDLPQATGALSGMTLQNFSPAHLARAAVEGVTLGLGYGLNRLRSFGLRAAETRLTGGASKSAAWRQICADVFDGETVCLTTSEGAAMGAAIQAGATLAGGTDWGEALTSLTARCVHIDESTRCVPDVARRAVYQELQEVFSERCRPVQR; this is translated from the coding sequence ATGATCCTCCTTGGCATTGATTGCGGCACCCAGAGCACCAAAACGATTGCTGTCGATGGTGAAACCGGGGCGGTATTGGCGGTGGGCCAGAGGTCGCATGCCTTCGTAAGCGGTCTGGCCGCTGAGGCTGCGGAGCAAGATCCCCGCCAATGGGTGCAGGCCTTGGAGGAATCGGCCGATGAGGTGATGAAAAAGCTGGGCGACCGCCGTCGCGAGGTCGCAGCCATCGGAGTGAGCGGACAGCAGCACGGGCTGGTCGCGCTGGATCGGGCCGGGACTCCGGTGCGACCGGCGAAACTCTGGTGTGATAACTCCACGGTTGTCCAATGCGAACAACTGACGGCTGCCCTGGGAGGACCCGCCAGGACAGTTGAAACTGTCGGCAACAGTATGCGGACTGGCTACACCGCGCCGAAGATCCTCTGGCTGAAACAGCAGGAACCGGAGAACTGGAATCGAACGGCCACCGTGCTCTTGCCGCATGACTATCTGAATTTCTTCCTCACTGGAAAGGCGCGGATGGAATTCGGCGATGCATCAGGTATGGCGTTGCTGGATGTCAGGAATCGGGTGTGGTCGGAGGATGCGATCCGGGCTATTGGCGCCGAGTTGTGGGAAAAGCTGCCTCCGCTTGCATCGTCTCGCGAACCTGTGGGTGAGTTGCGTGAGGAACTGCGGGCCCGATGGGGACTCGCGCATGGTGTGATGGTAAGCGCTGGTGGCGGAGACAATATGATGGCGGCGATCGGAACGGGAAACATCCGGCCCGGCGTGGTTTCGGCAAGTCTGGGTACGTCCGGCACACTTTTTGCCTATTCCTCCGGACCCATCATTGACCCTACGGGAGAGATCGCGGGGTTTTGTGACAGTACCGATGCCTGGTTGCCCCTGGTTTGCACGGTCAATGTCACGCTGGTCACCGAGCATGTGAGGAATCTCTTTGGCTGGGATCACGTCAGGTTTGAAGCCGAGATCAGCAAGGTGCCTGCGGGGGCGGACGGGTTGTTTTTCCTGCCTTATCTGACAGGTGAGCGCACGCCGGATTTACCGCAGGCCACCGGAGCGCTTAGTGGAATGACTCTCCAGAATTTCTCGCCCGCTCATCTGGCACGCGCTGCCGTCGAGGGAGTCACTCTGGGCTTGGGCTATGGGCTGAACCGACTCAGGTCGTTCGGGCTTCGGGCCGCAGAGACTCGACTGACCGGCGGGGCGAGCAAGAGCGCGGCGTGGCGACAGATTTGTGCCGATGTCTTTGATGGGGAAACGGTGTGCCTGACAACTAGCGAAGGCGCTGCCATGGGAGCTGCCATCCAGGCTGGAGCGACATTGGCGGGTGGTACCGACTGGGGGGAGGCTCTCACTTCACTGACTGCGCGGTGTGTTCACATTGATGAATCCACCCGCTGCGTGCCGGATGTGGCCCGCCGGGCAGTCTATCAGGAATTGCAGGAGGTGTTTTCCGAGCGGTGTCGCCCGGTTCAGCGATGA
- the vccD gene encoding Verru_Chthon cassette protein D, producing the protein MPASAPSSKRKAFSLIELLIVIAIASLVGVLVVTGVGNSQSAQLTASANQLLDTLSLAREVAIAKNQPVEVWFLKPKNEPFISSYQMRLVDPDGTTGAKGGLIRLATGIGIDTGSQLSSFVSSANTKQWGGGSAPVIGSLGTNYDCWYLRFQPNGVPTLSSSSQHYLTIHRTGEGNGLASLPANYAVIGISPATGKARVYRP; encoded by the coding sequence ATGCCTGCTTCGGCACCATCCAGTAAACGCAAAGCGTTTTCACTGATCGAACTGCTGATCGTCATCGCGATCGCGTCGCTGGTAGGCGTGCTGGTCGTCACAGGCGTAGGCAATAGCCAGTCGGCCCAGTTGACCGCATCGGCCAATCAACTCCTGGACACACTCTCCCTCGCGCGCGAGGTTGCAATTGCAAAGAATCAACCGGTCGAGGTGTGGTTTCTCAAGCCCAAGAATGAACCCTTTATCTCCTCGTACCAGATGCGGCTCGTAGACCCCGATGGCACAACCGGTGCAAAAGGCGGTCTGATCCGGTTGGCGACAGGCATCGGGATCGACACAGGCTCACAGCTTTCTTCTTTTGTCTCCTCCGCCAATACCAAGCAATGGGGTGGCGGGTCAGCGCCTGTCATTGGGTCTCTCGGCACAAATTACGACTGCTGGTATTTGCGCTTTCAACCGAATGGAGTGCCGACCCTGTCGTCCAGCAGCCAGCACTACTTGACCATTCATCGCACAGGGGAGGGAAACGGTCTCGCGAGCCTGCCGGCAAACTATGCCGTTATCGGTATCTCCCCGGCGACCGGAAAGGCCCGGGTTTATCGCCCGTAA